GTTTGATAAGGAGTTTGCCGCCGATATGCAGATCTACCGCAAAGGCAAAGGCTACTATTTGCAGATAACAGGCAAAGCCTATATTATAAATGATCCTGAGGAATTAAACAGTCTCATTGGTTTATCGGATGAAATAAAGGCAAAGGCCTTCCAGGAAATGGTGCTGATAAAATTCAAGATAGGCAGTGCAAAATATTACAGTTATCAACCCCGGTTGTCATATAAGCACAACTTACTGGGATTGCTGAACCGGTTTTATACCTGGTTGTTTAAAGAACCTGCCAGGCATGAACCATCTGTTTACCGGCCATCGCTGCCTAAGTTTGGGTTTTGAAGACAGCTGCAAGCCTCAAGCTATAAGCAGCAAGCTATAAGCAATACACTGCAACGCGGCAAGAATACAGCTGCAAGGAATACACCGCTGCACAGCAGCTGGAGATATAGGAGATATAAAAAGATAACCCTACAAAGCTCGTGACTTCGCAGGGTTTTTATTAGACGCCGACTAAGGGGACGACTCTTTAATACATTTCCGATTTCGAGATTTTACGATTTCTTTAAATCCAACATCCTCACAGTTTTCAATCTCAAAATCTCTAAATTCCAATATCCCTAAATAACTACGCGTTTTCCAATTGTTTCTTCTTGTTGATACTACCCGGTGAGCAGCCCTGATGTTTTTTAAAGATCTCAATAAAATGGCTCACTTTTTCATAGCCCATCAGTTCTGCAATTTCATTTACAGAATAGGGTTTCTGCAACAGGATCGTTCGGGCCAAATCCATTTTCTTATTTAAATAATAGTCGTACAAACTTTTACCATAAATAAGTTTGAAGTATCGCTTCAATGTTGATTCGCTTAATGCTACCATTTTAGCGATCATGCCCATGCGCGGTGGCGTCTTTTGTAAATGCTCAAGCAAGATACTCTCTGCTTCTTTTATTTTCTCATAATAGAGATCAATATTGTTGCTCGTTTTTCCCAATTCCTCTCTTGATGCAGCAGTTAGAAAATCTCTTATGGTTCCGCTACCTTGGGCAAATACCGCGGTAGCATCGGCTTTAGGATCATCTACACTATCTATCAGCCTGGCTGCCAGCTGACCGGTTTTTGACTGAATAGTTTCTATCAATACCGGCATGTTGCCCTCATCTAAAACTCCATCATTAAAATACCTGGCAATACGCAGGTAACCGGGTTGTTGCCTGATCCAGTAGCCCGAAATAGAGAATTCGATCAATTGCACAGGCAGGGCAGGGTTCAACTGAAAGCCTGCAGTTACCGCATCGGGTACCAGAACAAACCGCCTGTCACGTACTTTATTAAATTGCTGGTGTTGGTTAATACTCCTTAGCTCAACCGATTCAGGAGTATGTATGCATAATAAACTAAACCCGTTATTAGTAATATGTACGGGCAAGGCTTCTTTTATAAAATCAATGGGCCTTAATAAGTACAGGTCCCACACCCGCATATACAAACCCGCATCCAGGTGCCATGTTCTTATTTTTCCCCGCCCCATGTCGTTCGAAAACCTGATGAGCGTATGGCCTTCTTCTAATTCCCCGCCGGTTTCCAGGGCCAGTTGTTTAAATTCCTCTTCCCGGTCAGTACTGCTTACACAAATTGAATAGCTTTTCATACATTCTATTGGTTTAATTAATACAAGATTCATAACATTGGAGAGTGCTATCAAACCATGTATAAATCAACAACAAGTATATCTTATAAATACACCTGTGTCCCATTTGTGAATACTGAAAAAACATATGTCTTTCGCCGTTTGAGCAGAAACATTCATTTAACATAAGCATTTCCCCTTATAAGTCATAGCGCCCTTCAATGTACTTGATCCAGGTCAAGCAAATTGAAATGGTAACTTAAATGGCTAAGTGTTTGCTGACCCGATCCCGGTATTCTTTGAATTAAGAGCGGTAAAAGAAACGCTACATTCCTTCTACTTTTACATACAGAACGAACGATCAATAATCCGGATTACCAACACCACTCCAATATTAATAGAAAAGCTTACGGGCATTAACCTCCCGTCATAAACTCCAATATTTCTTACCTCCATTAATCAATTCATCAATGCACTAATGTTATGCGTATGCCTTGCCGGCTATGGCATTGAGCATGCTTAACAACTTACCTGTTCATTAAAAAATGTTTACCGTGAAGTCAAATTTTTACACACTTGTGGTGCTAGCTATTGCATTGCCCTTATCTGCCGTACATGCACAAACCTCTTCCAATGATATTTCATCCGACTGGTATAACCAGGCATTAAAAAGCATACAGCAACTAGAATCTCAAATAAAACCGGTGTCAGGAACCGGTGATTACAGCGCAGCCAACATACCTGGCCACACCGGTTTTTATATTTCTCCCCTTGGCTATAAAGTAACCCCAACGGGAAAAAGTAACTGGGAAGTTGCTTTCAACCTTAAAGGTATTGGTCGCTCCAGCATTCAATGGACGCCCGATCAAAGCTGTGCGGTCACTCAAACACCAAACGAGTTACAATACCAATTCAATAATGTAGCTATTCAATACATTAATAATAACGATGGCTTACGCCAGAACTTTTGGGTAAACAGGAAAATGCCAGGCAGTGGCGCCTTAACGGTATCCATTGAACCTGCTACTGAATTGCAGCCCCGGTTGCTAAGCAGTAACAGCCTGGCTTTTTTTAATGCTGCCGGCAAAATGTTGCTGGCTTACGAGGATCTGCAGGTATGGGATGCCAATCATAAACCCCTGCCCGCAGCGATGCATTTTACTAATGGTTTACTCACCATTGAAGTGGATGACAGCCAGGCTGCTTATCCCGTAACTATTGATCCGCTGAATAAAACGCCCGAATGGAATACCTCAGCAGATGGGTTAATAAGTGGTCTTACCTCCCTGCAAATAAACTCTTCATTATATGGCTACGCAGTAACAGGTTTGGGCGATGTGAATGGTGACGGGTATGGTGACGCTGCGGTCAGCGCGCCAGCCCTCACCAATATCTTCAGTGGCAACGGTTCGCTGGCCAGTGTAGGCGCCGTATTTGTTTTTTACGGTTCACCCACAGGTTTATCAACCACGCCCGCCAAAACCCTGCAACCGAACACAGCGGTGGCCGGTGCGCTTTTTGGAATGAGCGTTGACGCAGGCGATGTTACCGGCGATGGCATTAATGACATTATTGTTGGCGCTCCCCTTGATTCATATACCGCCACCACTTCAGGCTTAATAACATCGGCTACGGTGAAGGCTGGAAAGGTATACATCTTCCCCGGTGGAAATACCGCAGCCACCAACCCAACCAACTTTCTTGAAATAAAATTAGACGGCTCAGGGTTTTTCAGTACGGGCGTTGCCGGTCTATTGGCCAGCAATGTATCGGTCAATGCCCTTTTTGGCTTCTCTGTTGCCGCCGTTGGCGACCTCGACGGTGATAATAAATCAGATATTGTGGTAGGCGCTCCTGCATACCTTGGCCCTGGTTTAGGAGCCGTTCAAAGTGGTGGGGCCTTTGTGTTTTACACCAAAAGCCTTTCTAATCCTGTATCATTACAAACACCTTCTCCCTCTTTATTAGGGCTCGTAAATCTTCCTTTGCTGGGACACAGCGGTTTGCTGTTTGGGTTTAGTGTTGATGGCGCTGGTGATTATAATAACGATGGAATTCCCGATGTGGTGGTAGGCGCTCCGGCCGGTATTGATCTGTCGTCACTGGGCGGCGTACTGAACGGCCAGGTTTTAGGTGGGACAGCGTATGTTTTTTACGGGAACGGATCGGGTGTTACCAACACAGCCGGTACCATGTTGAAATCAAGTACTAATAGTTTATTGGGCAATGCCGCCAACCTGTTTGGCTATAAAGTAAGAGGCTTAAAAAATCTGAGTGGCCTTCGTAACGGCAGTATTGCCATTGGCGCTCCCCTTGGCGGCTTATTGCCTAATTCCCTTAGCCTTACCATTCAAACCGGTGGGGTGCACATCTTCAAAAAGAAAACCAGCTCACCCGGCGCCACTGTACTCAGCGACCAGGTGATTGAATCGCCCCGCTCAACCAGCCTGCTGAATATCCTGAATTCCCTGCAGGTGAATGCATTGTTTGGCGCCGCCATCGATAATGCGTACGATGTAAACTGCGACGGTTATACGGACATAGTAGTGGGCGAACCTTTATCATCTGGCGCCACTTTAGCTCAATTACAGGCAAATGCCGTGGGTGGCGCAGCCTATGTATTCCTGGGCAATTCTGGTGGCACCTTTGCCCCAACGCCTCAATACACCACTTCAGTTAGTTTGGGTACCGACTTCCTTTCCGTAAATGCCGTGTCGTTATATGGTTATAGTGTGGCCGGCGTACCCGATACCCGTGGGTAGGCACTTCTCCCCGCATTCTCACGGGCGCTCCTGCTGCTGCACTCAATTTCAACAACAGCCTGTTGAACCTCGGCAGTACGCTTGGACTGTTAACTAACTTTCTGGCCGGTGACAACGGACCTGGTAAAAGCTTTTTGTTCAATGCCAACCTGTGCGGCACCAACACGCTGCCTATTACGCTGGTAGAATTTAAAGGGCAGGAAAAAGACGCCACAACGATCAGCCTCAGCTGGAAAACCAGCAACGAAATAAACTTCAATCGCTTTGAGGTAGAGAAAAGCACCGACGGCGTACACTTTACATCCATTGGACTGGTGTTCCCCTGGGAAGACGCCAACCACATCGACTACGCATTTAACGACAAAAACGTAACTCCCGGAGCTAACTATTACCGGTTAAAAATGATAGATAACGATGCAGCTTACAAGTATTCCAGCACGCTTAAATTCTCTGTGGCCGAAACAGCTGGTGCAAGAATTGCTATCGCGCCAAATCCTGTTGTCGACAAAATCAATGTACAACTAACAGGGCTAAGTGAAAATACCTACCGGATGGAATTACGCAGTATAACCGGACAAAAATTTGCAGAAAAAACAATTAACATTACCCGATACAGCCAAACAGAAAACCTTCCGCGGACTGTCTCCATGACACCAGGGATATATTTTCTAACTGTATACGATAAGAATTTTAAGAAAGTAGCTTCGAACAGGATTATTATTCTTTAGGTTTACACGTGAAAAATTAAGCCCCGGCGTTCCCGCCGGGGCTTTTGTTTGTGCCAGATTACCACTTTCCTTACAGGCAACATTGATCGCAGGTGTACTATCATTCATATTTATCCGAAGCACTTCTGACGCTTTGGCAAACCCTCATAAAGGGGAAATTGATGTTGTGAGATGGACCGTTAGAACCATTGTTTTTTTGGTACGATAAATGCCAACAAGAAAAACGAGCAATTGTAGCGGAAAAATTTTCACACTTTAAAAATCCTTGGAGGGTTTGTCTATGAATCAAGGCCTGAACCGCCGGACATTCTTACGGAATGTTGGGCTGGCTGCTGCGGGTGCATTGGCAGGATGCAATAAAGTATTACCCGAAATTGCAGCAGTTACAAATAAGAATAACATTGGTAGCACTACTACCGACGCCACCAGCAATATCATTGCTCCTCTTAAAAAGATCCCCGAATGGCGCGGCTTTAACATCTCCGATTATTTTCAGCCAGATCCCTGGTATGTAGGGGAAAACACCCCGGAAGAGTTGTTTAAATATGTGGCCGACTGGGGCTTCGATTTCATTCGTTTGCCCGTTGCTTATCCCAACTATCTTGACCTGGCAGCTGGTCAGCAAAACATCAATGCCGGTGATGTATATAAGATAGATGAAACCAAAGCCGACAAAATACAGAATACAATTTACCTGGCGCAGAAGTATAACCTGCATGTGAGCCTTAACCTGCATCGTGCCCCCGGTTATTGTGTAAGCGCGGGCTATCACGAACCGTATAATTTGTGGACGCAGCAGGATGCGCAGGACGCATTTGTTTATCACTGGAGCTATTGGGCAAAACGCTTTAAGAATATGTCCACCCAAAAGATCAGCTTCGACCTGGTGAATGAACCCTGTTACCGGGAAGATGTGAACAATACTTCTTCAAAGACCACAGCCGTACCTGGCGCTACTTATCGCACCGTAGCACAGGCAGCAACCCTGGCCATTCGTAAAGAGAATGCGAATTTTTATGTGATTGCCGATGGCAACAATGGAGCTACCGATCCGGTGTCTGAACTGGCAGATCTTAACATTGCACAAAGCTGTCGCGGTTATGTACCGTATGAGATCACGCACTACAAAGCACCCTGGGTGTTTCCCGATCCTGCATACCAGCCAATACCTGTATGGCCCGGCGAAATGGGCGGCAGGTATTACAGCAGGGCAACTATGGAAGAATATTACAAACCATGGATTGACCTGGCAAAAAGTGGCGTAGGGGTGCATTGCGGTGAGTGCGGCGCCTGGAAGGAAACGCCACATGATGTATTCCTCGCCTGGTTTGGTGATGTGCTGGATATTCTTACCTCAAACGGAATTGGCTTTGCCCTGTGGGACCTGAAAGGTGAATTCGGCATCCTGAATTCAAACCGTTCCGATATTCAGTATGAAGACTGGTATGGTTACAAGCTGGACAGGTCGTTGCTGGCGTTGATGCAGAGTAAGAAATAAACGGTGAGTGGTGAGTAGTGAGTGGTGAGTAAGCTTGAGAACTTTTAGAAGTTCTGCGCAGCCGGAAACCCACTCACAACTGACAACTCACAACTCACTATTTAATTTGCAACAGCGTATC
The Niastella koreensis GR20-10 genome window above contains:
- a CDS encoding pyridoxamine 5'-phosphate oxidase family protein, with the translated sequence MRSSNSIPFLQNKIQGIGSALFYNMSGGVLKFPTTIVSILNVDELANIWFFTNRPEQHLQEFDKEFAADMQIYRKGKGYYLQITGKAYIINDPEELNSLIGLSDEIKAKAFQEMVLIKFKIGSAKYYSYQPRLSYKHNLLGLLNRFYTWLFKEPARHEPSVYRPSLPKFGF
- a CDS encoding helix-turn-helix transcriptional regulator produces the protein MKSYSICVSSTDREEEFKQLALETGGELEEGHTLIRFSNDMGRGKIRTWHLDAGLYMRVWDLYLLRPIDFIKEALPVHITNNGFSLLCIHTPESVELRSINQHQQFNKVRDRRFVLVPDAVTAGFQLNPALPVQLIEFSISGYWIRQQPGYLRIARYFNDGVLDEGNMPVLIETIQSKTGQLAARLIDSVDDPKADATAVFAQGSGTIRDFLTAASREELGKTSNNIDLYYEKIKEAESILLEHLQKTPPRMGMIAKMVALSESTLKRYFKLIYGKSLYDYYLNKKMDLARTILLQKPYSVNEIAELMGYEKVSHFIEIFKKHQGCSPGSINKKKQLENA
- a CDS encoding integrin alpha; this encodes MKSNFYTLVVLAIALPLSAVHAQTSSNDISSDWYNQALKSIQQLESQIKPVSGTGDYSAANIPGHTGFYISPLGYKVTPTGKSNWEVAFNLKGIGRSSIQWTPDQSCAVTQTPNELQYQFNNVAIQYINNNDGLRQNFWVNRKMPGSGALTVSIEPATELQPRLLSSNSLAFFNAAGKMLLAYEDLQVWDANHKPLPAAMHFTNGLLTIEVDDSQAAYPVTIDPLNKTPEWNTSADGLISGLTSLQINSSLYGYAVTGLGDVNGDGYGDAAVSAPALTNIFSGNGSLASVGAVFVFYGSPTGLSTTPAKTLQPNTAVAGALFGMSVDAGDVTGDGINDIIVGAPLDSYTATTSGLITSATVKAGKVYIFPGGNTAATNPTNFLEIKLDGSGFFSTGVAGLLASNVSVNALFGFSVAAVGDLDGDNKSDIVVGAPAYLGPGLGAVQSGGAFVFYTKSLSNPVSLQTPSPSLLGLVNLPLLGHSGLLFGFSVDGAGDYNNDGIPDVVVGAPAGIDLSSLGGVLNGQVLGGTAYVFYGNGSGVTNTAGTMLKSSTNSLLGNAANLFGYKVRGLKNLSGLRNGSIAIGAPLGGLLPNSLSLTIQTGGVHIFKKKTSSPGATVLSDQVIESPRSTSLLNILNSLQVNALFGAAIDNAYDVNCDGYTDIVVGEPLSSGATLAQLQANAVGGAAYVFLGNSGGTFAPTPQYTTSVSLGTDFLSVNAVSLYGYSVAGVPDTRG
- a CDS encoding T9SS type A sorting domain-containing protein, with the protein product MNLGSTLGLLTNFLAGDNGPGKSFLFNANLCGTNTLPITLVEFKGQEKDATTISLSWKTSNEINFNRFEVEKSTDGVHFTSIGLVFPWEDANHIDYAFNDKNVTPGANYYRLKMIDNDAAYKYSSTLKFSVAETAGARIAIAPNPVVDKINVQLTGLSENTYRMELRSITGQKFAEKTINITRYSQTENLPRTVSMTPGIYFLTVYDKNFKKVASNRIIIL
- a CDS encoding glycoside hydrolase family 5 protein: MNQGLNRRTFLRNVGLAAAGALAGCNKVLPEIAAVTNKNNIGSTTTDATSNIIAPLKKIPEWRGFNISDYFQPDPWYVGENTPEELFKYVADWGFDFIRLPVAYPNYLDLAAGQQNINAGDVYKIDETKADKIQNTIYLAQKYNLHVSLNLHRAPGYCVSAGYHEPYNLWTQQDAQDAFVYHWSYWAKRFKNMSTQKISFDLVNEPCYREDVNNTSSKTTAVPGATYRTVAQAATLAIRKENANFYVIADGNNGATDPVSELADLNIAQSCRGYVPYEITHYKAPWVFPDPAYQPIPVWPGEMGGRYYSRATMEEYYKPWIDLAKSGVGVHCGECGAWKETPHDVFLAWFGDVLDILTSNGIGFALWDLKGEFGILNSNRSDIQYEDWYGYKLDRSLLALMQSKK